A genome region from Erigeron canadensis isolate Cc75 chromosome 3, C_canadensis_v1, whole genome shotgun sequence includes the following:
- the LOC122593097 gene encoding laccase-2-like: protein MAASFLPSSFLGVFLFLTCFVYLNGSTSTTRHYKFNIRMQNVTRLCETKSIITVNGKFPGPRVVAREGDRVVIKVVNHVSKNITIHWHGIRQLQSAWADGPAYITQCPIQPGQSYVYNFTITGQRGTLWYHAHISWIRATLYGPIIILPKRHESYPFVKPYKEIPIIFGEWWKADPEAVINQAIQTGAGPNNSDTYTINGFPGPSKNCSANETYRLKVKPGKTYLLRMINAALNDELFFRIANHTFIVVDTDASYVKPFKTDTIYIAPGQTSNVLLKTKNFKPNAKYLMAARPYSTAASGTFDNTTVISVLEYDVGKTTVANSSIKALPVPPLPQINATTFVANWTNGLRSLANARFPANVPQTTQRRFFFALGLGTTPCPKNQTCQGPTNQTKFAAGINNVSFTMPTTSLLNAHFLRQSNGVYTTDFPTTPLNPYNYTGTTPNNTMMTNGTKVVVLPYNTTVELVMQGTSTLGAENHPLHLHGYNFFVVGQGSGNFNSTTDPPNFNLVDPVERNTVGVPSGGWVAIRFRADNPGVWFMHCHIEIHITWGLRMAWVVNDGKLSNQKLPPPPADLPTC, encoded by the exons ATGGCAGCGTCTTTTCTTCCTTCGTCTTTCTTGGGCGTGTTCCTCTTTCTGACATGCTTTGTCTACTTGAATGGCAGCACTAGCACTACTAGACATTATAAGTTTAAT ATTCGGATGCAAAATGTGACAAGATTGTGTGAAACAAAGAGTATAATAACCGTAAATGGAAAATTCCCTGGGCCTCGGGTTGTTGCTAGGGAAGGAGACCGTGTGGTTATAAAAGTGGTTAATCATGTTTCTAAAAATATTACAATCCACTG GCATGGAATCCGACAACTTCAGAGTGCATGGGCCGACGGGCCAGCATACATTACCCAATGTCCCATTCAACCGGGTCAATCATACGTTTACAACTTCACTATTACGGGTCAAAGAGGAACATTGTGGTACCATGCTCATATTTCATGGATTAGGGCAACTCTTTATGGCCCGATCATCATCCTCCCTAAACGTCACGAATCGTATCCATTTGTCAAGCCTTACAAGGAAATTCCAATCATATTCG GAGAATGGTGGAAAGCTGATCCAGAGGCTGTTATTAACCAGGCCATTCAAACTGGGGCCGGGCCAAATAACTCAGACACTTATACAATAAATGGGTTCCCTGGCCCATCCAAAAATTGTTCAGCAAATG AAACATATCGGCTTAAGGTGAAGCCAGGGAAGACATATCTCCTTAGAATGATCAATGCTGCACTTAACGACGAGCTTTTCTTTAGAATTGCTAATCACACGTTTATAGTCGTCGATACAGATGCAAGTTATGTGAAGCCATTTAAAACGGATACTATATACATTGCACCAGGGCAAACTAGTAATGTTCTGTTAAAGACTAAAAACTTTAAACCCAATGCCAAATACTTGATGGCCGCCCGACCTTATTCCACGGCGGCCTCAGGAACATTTGATAATACTACTGTTATCAGTGTTCTTGAATATGATGTAGGTAAAACTACAGTCGCCAACTCTTCCATTAAAGCCCTTCCGGTTCCACCACTCCCACAAATCAATGCCACAACATTTGTCGCCAACTGGACAAACGGGCTTCGTAGTTTGGCTAACGCACGTTTCCCAGCGAACGTTCCACAAACCACCCAACGACGTTTTTTCTTTGCACTCGGCCTTGGAACCACCCCATGCCCAAAAAACCAAACATGCCAAGGACCAACAAACCAAACCAAATTCGCGGCCGGGATAAACAATGTTTCCTTCACAATGCCAACCACTTCACTACTAAATGCACATTTTCTTCGACAATCAAATGGGGTTTATACTACAGATTTCCCGACCACGCCGTTGAATCCATACAATTACACCGGCACCACACCAAACAACACAATGATGACTAATGGCACAAAAGTTGTGGTTCTGCCGTATAACACCACCGTGGAGCTAGTAATGCAAGGAACTAGCACTCTTGGAGCTGAAAACCATCCTCTTCATCTTCATGGATATAATTTCTTTGTTGTTGGACAAGGATCCGGCAACTTTAACTCGACTACGGATCCACCCAACTTCAACCTCGTTGATCCTGTCGAAAGGAACACCGTTGGTGTTCCCTCTGGTGGATGGGTCGCAATCCGGTTTCGTGCTGATAATccag GTGTGTGGTTCATGCATTGCCATATTGAGATACATATTACGTGGGGATTAAGGATGGCATGGGTGGTTAACGACGGGAAACTCTCCAATCAGAAGCTGCCACCACCACCGGCCGATCTTCCGACATGTTGA
- the LOC122592318 gene encoding zinc transporter 2 has protein sequence MATSLNVFWSKSTIHLFMCIVCLHLSLTYGHGGADHDDDEEEGVTHDLHAKGLVLVKVYCLIIMFFSTFAGGVSPYFFRWNESFLLLGTQFAGGVFLGTSLMHFLSDSNETFGDLTTKTYPFAFMLACFGYLITMLGDCVIVYVVGRGGRGGGGDSYKVAEEAEEGRSNGVDREEHSTHHPILVKTSSLSDTILLILALCFHSIFEGIAVGVSSTKAEAWRNLWTISLHKIFAAVAMGIALLRLIPKRPFLLTIAYSFAFGISSPIGVGIGIAIDATTEGKTADWIYAISMGIACGVFVYVAIHHLISKGFKPQKESYFDTPFFKFLAVLLGVGVIAVVMIWD, from the exons ATGGCTACCTCCCTCAATGTTTTCTGGTCAAAGTCAACCATTCATCTGTTCATGTGTATCGTCTGTCTGCACCTGTCGCTGACCTACGGACACGGCGGTGCAGACCACGACGACGACGAAGAGGAAGGCGTCACGCACGATTTGCACGCAAAAGGCTTGGTTTTGGTTAAAGTATATTGTCTGATCATTATGTTCTTCAGCACTTTTGCAGGTGGCGTGTCGCCTTATTTTTTCAGATGGAATGAGAGTTTTTTGCTATTGGGTACTCAATTCGCAGGAGGCGTGTTTTTAGGAACTTCTCTTATGCATTTTTTGAGTGATTCCAATGAAACATTTGGTGATCTTACTACAAAAACATACCCTTTTGCTTTCATGTTGGCGTGTTTTGGGTACCTTATTACAATGCTTGGTGATTGTGTGATTGTATATGTGGTCGGACGAGGTGGTCGTGGTGGTGGAGGAGATAGTTATAAAGTGGCGGAAGAGGCGGAGGAAGGGAGGTCGAATGGTGTCGATAGGGAGGAGCATAGTACTCATCACCCTATCCTTGTTAAGACGTCGTCGTTGAGTGATACTATTCTACTTATCCTCGCCTTGTGTTTCCATTCGATTTTCGAGGGCATTGCTGTTGGCGTATCAT CTACAAAAGCAGAAGCATGGAGGAATCTATGGACGATCTCTCTGCACAAGATTTTTGCAGCCGTTGCAATGGGAATAGCTCTCCTTAGATTAATACCGAAGAGGCCATTCTTGTTAACCATAGCCTACTCTTTTGCCTTTGGGATCTCGAGCCCTATTGGGGTTGGAATCGGAATAGCCATTGACGCCACAACTGAAGGGAAAACTGCAGACTGGATCTATGCCATATCTATGGGCATTGCTTGTGGGGTTTTTGTGTATGTAGCCATTCACCATCTTATTTCCAAAGGGTTTAAACCACAAAAAGAATCTTACTTTGACACACCATTTTTCAAGTTTCTTGCTGTGCTTCTTGGAGTAGGTGTCATTGCAGTTGTGATGATTTGGGATTAA
- the LOC122590981 gene encoding pumilio homolog 2-like — MLSEMGRRHMISSGGGGGGEGSYGDELEKEIGLILRREADDREKELNMYRSGSAPPTVEGSLSAVGGLFNSNSNGLSNGLAFSEFAGGNGFMSEEELRADPAYLSYYYSNVNLNPRLPPPLLSKEDWRFSQRMQGGGGSGLGGIGDKRKANKADGGGGGGGVSLFSMPPGFNSKKQENENLETEKVKVSAEWAGDGLIGLPGLGLGSKQKSLAEIFQDDLSRSTPPSGHPSRPASRTAFENNDETLGPIDAELTQSHGAKGPPTSYSYAAALGASLSRSTTPDPQHIARVPSPIPTPIGGGRVIPSERKNVNSPGLFDGALSHPKDPADLVTALSGMTLSNGVVGVESNRAQFDQNDDDQNTFLMNMQRNPKVTKKKLYPDGSPANLQSHYQQFDYLNNGSAGYSINSPTMMSGQHGGNLNLPPLFETAAAASAMAYPGMDSRFGLESTHMTRLGNQIGGNALQSSFMDPMYLQYLKATEYAAAAQLAALSDPSIDRNNYLGNSYNDLMQKAYLGTLLSPQKSLYGGVQYVGASTSPHHHGYYGNPAFGAGLSYPGSPLASPLSPGGPGSPIRLSELNTRFSPQMRNLGGGSGVMGHWHLDGGDASFASSLLEEFKSNKTKCFELSEISTHVVEFSADQYGSRFIQQKLETATTEDKNMVFQEIFPQALTLMTDVFGNYVIQKFFEHGMPDQRRELAGKLLGHVLTLSLQMYGCRVIQKAIEVVDLDQKIKMVEELDGHIMRCVRDQNGNHVIQKCIECVPEEHIQFIITTFYDQVVTLSTHPYGCRVVQRVLEHCEDPRTQSKVMDEILACVSLLAQDQYGNYVIQHVLEHGKPNERSIIIQELAGKIVQMSQQKFASNVVEKCLTFGDVSERKLLVNEMLGTTDENEPLQAMMKDQFANYVVQKVLETCSDQEREHILSRIKVHLNALKKYTYGKHIVARVEKLVAAGERRIAAQSAHAA; from the exons atgttatctGAAATGGGTAGGAGGCATATGAttagtagtggtggtggtggtggtggtgagggtTCATATGGGGATGAATTAGAAAAAGAGATAGGATTGATACTTAGGCGAGAAGCCGATGACCGCGAAAAAGAGTTAAACATGTATAGAAGTGGCTCGGCGCCGCCTACGGTAGAGGGTTCATTAAGTGCAGTTGGTGGTTTGtttaatagtaatagtaatggTCTAAGCAATGGTTTAGCTTTTTCTGAATTTGCTGGTGGTAATGGATTTATGTCTGAGGAAGAACTTAGGGCTGACCCTGCTTACTTGTCTTACTATTATTCGAATGTGAATTTGAATCCTAGGTTGCCACCGCCTTTGTTGTCGAAGGAGGATTGGCGGTTTTCGCAGAGGATGCAGGGCGGTGGTGGGTCTGGGTTGGGTGGGATTGGTGATAAGAGGAAAGCGAACAAGGctgatggtggcggtggtggtggaggcgtgTCATTGTTTTCTATGCCGCCTGGCTTTAATTCAAAGAAGCAGGAGAATGAAAATTTGGAAACCGAAAAAGTTAAGGTTTCTGCAGAGTGGGCCGGTGATGGGTTGATCGGTTTGCCTGGTTTAGGATTAGGTAGTAAACAGAAGAGCCTTGCTGAAATTTTCCAG GACGATTTAAGCCGTTCAACTCCACCATCTGGACACCCTTCTAGACCGGCTAGCCGTACTGCTTTTGAAAACAATGATGAAACCTTAGGTCCCATTGACGCTGAGCTGACACAATCTCATGGTGCGAAGGGTCCACCCACATCATACTCTTATGCTGCAGCTTTGGGTGCTTCTCTATCAAGAAGCACCACTCCTGACCCACAACACATTGCTAGGGTCCCGAGCCCAATTCCAACCCCTATAGGAGGTGGGCGGGTCATTCCCTCAGAGAGGAAAAATGTCAATAGTCCGGGTCTGTTTGATGGAGCTCTGTCACATCCAAAAGATCCTGCTGATTTGGTGACTGCATTGTCGGGAATGACTTTGTCGAATGGTGTTGTTGGTGTAGAGTCAAACCGAGCTCAGTTTGACcaaaatgatgatgatcagAATACTTTTCTGATGAATATGCAACGGAATCCGAAAGTTACTAAGAAGAAATTGTACCCTGATGGATCTCCCGCTAACTTGCAATCTCATTATCAGCAGTTTGATTATTTGAACAATGGGTCAGCAGGGTATTCTATCAATTCACCAACTATGATGTCCGGTCAACATGGCGGCAATTTGAATCTGCCCCCGTTATTTGAAACCGCAGCCGCAGCTTCTGCCATGGCTTATCCTGGGATGGATTCAAGATTCGGCTTGGAATCAACACATATGACCAGATTGGGGAATCAAATTGGGGGAAATGCACTTCAATCATCTTTTATGGATCCTATGTATCTCCAATACTTGAAAGCAACCGAATACGCAGCTGCTGCTCAACTTGCTGCTTTAAGTGACCCGAGTATTGACCGGAACAACTATCTTGGAAACTCATACAATGATTTGATGCAAAAAGCGTATCTTGGAACTTTACTATCACCACAGAAGTCTCTATATGGCGGCGTTCAATATGTAGGAGCATCTACGAGTCCTCACCACCATGGTTATTATGGAAATCCTGCATTTGGAGCTGGTTTGTCATATCCTGGAAGCCCATTAGCAAGCCCACTTTCTCCTGGTGGGCCTGGAAGCCCAATCAGGCTCAGTGAACTGAACACACGTTTTTCTCCTCAAATGAGAAATCTAGGTGGAGGGAGTGGTGTCATGGGACATTGGCATCTTGATGGTGGTGATGCTAGCTTTGCATCTTCCTTGCTTGAAGAGTTCAAAAGCAATAAAACTAAGTGCTTCGAGCTATCTGAAATTTCTACTCACGTCGTCGAGTTTAG TGCGGACCAGTATGGTAGCCGTTTTATTCAACAGAAACTTGAAACAGCAACAACAGAGGACAAAAATATGGTTTTTCAGGAGATTTTCCCTCAGGCTCTTACTTTGATGACTGACGTCTTTGGAAATTATGTGATCCAGAAG ttTTTTGAGCATGGGATGCCAGATCAGAGAAGAGAGTTGGCTGGGAAGCTGTTGGGCCATGTTTTGACACTTAGTCTTCAAATGTATGGCTGCCGAGTTATCCAGAAG GCTATTGAAGTTGTTGACTTGGATCAAAAGATTAAGATGGTGGAAGAGCTTGATGGTCATATCATGCGTTGTGTGCGTGATCAAAATGGGAACCATGTTATTCAGAAGTGTATTGAATGTGTCCCCGAAGAACACATACAGTTTATTATCACAACTTTCTATGATCAAGTTGTGACCCTTTCCACCCACCCATATGGGTGTCGTGTCGTACAG AGGGTTCTCGAGCATTGCGAGGATCCAAGAACTCAAAGTAAAGTGATGGATGAAATCCTTGCTTGTGTAAGCCTGCTAGCACAAGATCAGTATGGAAACTATGTTATTCAG CATGTGTTGGAACATGGAAAGCCAAATGAACGTTCAATAATAATCCAAGAGTTGGCTGGAAAGATTGTTCAGATGAGTCAACAGAAGTTTGCATCGAATGTGGTAGAAAAATGTTTGACATTTGGTGATGTTAGTGAACGCAAACTCCTTGTGAACGAGATGCTTGGTACTACTGACGAAAATGAGCCTCTTCAG GCGATGATGAAAGATCAGTTTGCAAATTATGTAGTGCAAAAAGTACTTGAAACTTGTAGTGATCAAGAACGTGAGCACATATTGTCCCGAATTAAGGTTCATTTGAATGCACTTAAAAAATACACCTATGGAAAACATATCGTTGCACGTGTAGAGAAACTTGTTGCTGCTGGAG AAAGGAGAATTGCTGCGCAGTCGGCACATGCTGCCTAG